From the Theobroma cacao cultivar B97-61/B2 chromosome 2, Criollo_cocoa_genome_V2, whole genome shotgun sequence genome, one window contains:
- the LOC18608652 gene encoding pentatricopeptide repeat-containing protein At1g03540 — MKLLFFFKRHRCSFASFNPTFPSKTPSDKHSQILHFCKSAQLFPAIHLLNTLHFPSETTSSKKPLLYASLLQTCTNVQSFSHGLQFHAHVIKSGLQTDRFVGNSLLALYFKLGPDFTETRRVFDGLFVKDVISWTSMVSGYIKAGKPESSLELFWEMLGFGVEPNGFTLSTVIKACSELGKLRLGWCFHGVVIKRGFVSNRVISSALIDFYGRNWQLKEACEIFDELPEPDAICWTSVISALTRNDLFEEALRFFYLMHRNHGLSPDGFTFGTVLTACGNLGRLRQGKQVHAKVITCGLCGNVVVESSLLDMYGKCGLVDESQCVFDRMSKKNSVSWSALLGVYCQNKDYESVIRIFREMDKTDLYCFGTVLRACAGLAAVRQGKEVHCQYVRRGGWRDVIVESALVDLYAKCGCIHFAHRIFVQMSSRNLITWNSMIYGFAQNGLGGEALRIFDEMIKGIKPDYISFIGVLFACSHTGLVDQGRKYFALMTREYGIKPGIEHYNCMVDLLGRAGLLEEAENLIESADLRDDSSLWAVLLGACTTCTSSSTAERIATKMIEVEPDYHMSYVLLANVYRAVGRWNDALNVRKLMKDRGVKKITGKSWVEANTNMGSYLDVADVDMPGRNGFLGIRDPV; from the coding sequence ATGAAGctgctcttcttcttcaaacGCCATCGCTGCTCTTTTGCTTCTTTCAACCCCACATTTCCCTCCAAAACCCCATCAGACAAACATTCCCAGATCCTCCATTTTTGCAAGTCAGCTCAACTTTTCCCTGCTATCCATCTCCTAAACACCCTACATTTCCCTTCCGAAACAACCTCTTCGAAAAAACCATTACTCTACGCTTCCCTTTTGCAAACTTGCACAAATGTTCAATCTTTTTCTCATGGGCTACAATTCCATGCCCACGTTATTAAATCTGGTCTCCAAACGGATCGTTTCGTCGGCAATAGCTTACTTGCTCTGTATTTTAAGTTGGGTCCTGATTTTACAGAAACTCGGAGGGTTTTTGATGGGCTGTTTGTGAAAGATGTTATATCGTGGACATCAATGGTTTCGGGGTACATTAAAGCGGGTAAACCTGAGAGTTCGCTtgaattgttttgggaaatgcTGGGTTTTGGAGTTGAGCCAAATGGATTCACTTTATCTACCGTGATCAAGGCATGTTCGGAGCTTGGGAAGTTGAGGCTGGGATGGTGCTTTCATGGGGTGGTTATAAAACGCGGGTTTGTTTCGAATCGTGTAATTTCGAGTGCGttgattgatttttatggGAGGAATTGGCAGTTGAAGGAGGCGTGTgagatatttgatgaattgcCTGAACCGGATGCTATTTGTTGGACTTCTGTTATTTCGGCTCTCACGAGGAACGATTTGTTTGAGGAGGCATTGAGGTTCTTTTATTTGATGCATAGGAATCATGGTTTGAGCCCAGATGGGTTTACATTTGGGACAGTATTGACAGCTTGTGGGAATTTAGGGCGGTTGAGGCAAGGGAAGCAAGTGCATGCTAAGGTCATTACTTGTGGACTTTGCGGAAATGTGGTTGTTGAGAGTAGCCTTCTTGATATGTATGGAAAGTGCGGGTTGGTTGATGAATCTCAGTGTGTTTTTGATAGGATGTCGAAAAAGAATTCAGTTTCTTGGTCTGCATTGCTTGGTGTTTACTGTCAGAATAAAGACTATGAATCTGTTATTAGAATTTTCAGGGAAATGGATAAGACTGATCTCTACTGTTTTGGAACTGTTCTCCGTGCATGTGCAGGTTTGGCTGCTGTAAGACAAGGTAAAGAAGTTCATTGTCAGTATGTGAGAAGGGGTGGTTGGAGAGATGTTATTGTAGAATCAGCCTTAGTTGATCTTTATGCAAAATGTGGTTGTATTCATTTTGCACATCGCATCTTTGTGCAGATGTCTAGTAGAAATTTGATAACATGGAACTCAATGATTTATGGGTTTGCTCAGAATGGATTAGGTGGAGAAGCTCTACGAATATTTGATGAGATGATCAAGGGTATTAAGCCTGATTACATTAGTTTTATTGGAGTTCTTTTCGCTTGTAGTCATACAGGCTTGGTAGATCAAGGGCGAAAATATTTTGCCTTAATGACTAGGGAATATGGGATTAAACCTGGAATTGAACATTACAATTGCATGGTTGATCTCTTAGGCCGCGCTGGGTTACTGgaagaagctgaaaatttGATAGAGAGTGCAGACTTAAGAGATGATTCATCTCTTTGGGCTGTTCTCCTTGGTGCTTGCACAACCTGCACAAGTTCGAGTACTGCAGAGCGCATTGCAACGAAAATGATTGAAGTAGAACCTGACTACCATATGAGTTATGTTCTCCTGGCTAATGTATATAGAGCAGTTGGCCGATGGAATGATGCTTTAAACGTTAGGAAGCTAATGAAAGACAGAGGAGTCAAGAAGATTACAGGCAAGAGCTGGGTTGAGGCTAACACTAACATGGGTTCTTATCTTGATGTGGCTGATGTGGATATGCCTGGAAGAAATGGTTTTCTAGGCATAAGGGATCCCGTCTGA